A genomic window from Sorex araneus isolate mSorAra2 chromosome 2, mSorAra2.pri, whole genome shotgun sequence includes:
- the MOG gene encoding myelin-oligodendrocyte glycoprotein, translating into MASWVSSSRTSCLPPLFLLLFLLLLQLSFSSAGQFRVIGPKHPIRAVVGDEVELPCRISPGKNASGMEVGWYRPPFSRVVHLYRNGKDQDGEQAPEYRGRTELLKEAIGEGKVTLRLRNVRLIDEGGFTCFFRDHAYQEEAAMELKVEDLFYWINPAVLVLIAVSPVLLLQITVGLVFLCLQHRLRGKLRAEIENLHRTFDPHFLRVPCWKIFLFVIVPVLGPIVALIICYNWLHRRLAGQFLEELRNPF; encoded by the exons ATGGCAAGTTGGGTGAGCTCCTCTCGGACCAGCtgtcttcctcccctcttcctcctcctcttcctcctcctcctccagctgtCTTTCAGCTCTGCAG GACAGTTCAGAGTAATAGGACCAAAACACCCAATCCGAGCTGTTGTGGGGGATGAAGTGGAACTGCCATGTCGCATATCTCCTGGAAAGAATGCCTCAGGCATGGAGGTGGGTTGGTACCGACCCCCTTTCTCTAGGGTGGTTCATCTCTACCGAAATGGCAAGGATCAGGATGGAGAACAGGCACCTGAGTATCGTGGCCGGACAGAGTTGCTCAAAGAGGCCATTGGTGAAGGAAAGGTGACTCTCCGCCTACGGAATGTTAGACTCATCGATGAAGGAGGTTTCACTTGCTTCTTCAGAGATCATGCTTACCAAGAGGAGGCAGCCATGGAACTGAAAGTGGAAG ATCTTTTCTACTGGATAAATCCTGCAGTGCTGGTTCTCATTGCGGTCTCACCTGTGCTCCTTCTGCAGATCACTGTGGGCCTTGTCTTCCTCTGCTTGCAGCACAGACTCAGAG GAAAACTTCGAGCAGAGATAG agaatCTCCACCGAACTTTTG ATCCCCACTTCCTGAGGGTGCCCTGTTGGAAGATATTCCTGTTCGTAATTGTGCCAGTACTTGGACCCATCGTTGCCTTGATCATCTGCTACAATTGGCTGCATCGAAGACTTGCAG GGCAATTTCTTGAAGAGCTAA gaaaTCCCTTCTGA